In the Colletotrichum lupini chromosome 4, complete sequence genome, CAGCTGCAATGGGATCAGTTGGAGCCATTGAATACAGAGACCGATGTGAAGGAGCGACTCATGCAACTTCCAGAGGGTCTGTCAGCCTCTTACGAAGAGATCTGTTCTCGGCAAAGCGAGTATGCCATGGAGGTCCTCATGAGAGTCGCAATGTGGGTCAAATGGGCCCAGCCACCGCTGAAGACATGGCCTCTACTTCATGCAGTGCGCCTGTCTTTATGTGGCTGTGAGCCCCGTGGCACGCTTCATGTTGATAATGAAAGGCTATCAAGGCACGACTTAGGCGAAATATGCCGTCATCTAATCACCTTTGGAGAACATTCCACAGGGAATTGGTGTTGGAACTTTCCACATGCCTCAATTGGGGAATTCTTCGACAATAAGCTTAATGCCTGGAACCCCGAAGCCGCTCAAGACCTTGCACCATTGCTGCTTCTACATGCGGCTCTCAAATACGAGGCTATGGAATTGCTTTACGCTTGTAAAGAACATCAAGTAAAGGACTGGGCCAGGTACACGTTTACCGCATATGCTCATCGATATTGGCTAGAGTATGTCCGGTCTACATACAAAGCACGCCCAAAAACAAAAGAACTCTCGGCTTATTTGGGCTATTGTCTGGGCCTTGGCAATGCTCCCGATCCCTCTTGCTTTCAGTACCAAACTTCAGTGGATGAGGAAGGGATTAGCCAGAGATCATTGTTGATGGTTGGCCACACAGACCTGGACCCAAGGCTGAATCCTATCTTTGCAGTCTGCGTTTTAGGCTCTATCGACTTACTAGAGCAGCTGCACCGACTAGGAGCTGATCTCAACCAAACAGACACAATAGGAGACTCCTTACTATCACATGCTGCTACGCATGGACACGCTGAGCTTTGTTCGTTTCTCATTGACCATGGAGTGGACGTCAACAAGCGGAATCATACTTCGGGCTTTTCTGCATTAGATTACGCGTGCCAACGTCGACAAATCTCCGTCGTCAAGACGCTTCTTTCGAGAGGAGCAGATACGAACTCCACGAGCGGCCATACACCTCTATGCTATGCTGCTCATGGTGAGCTTGACATCGTTTCAACATTGTTGGACTCGAAAGCGGACCCAAACGTCATGTGTCTTCACGGCCGGGACCACATGTACTACGCCGCAGATGACGTATTCTATTTGCTTGTGGAACACGACGGGCCCCGCCACTGCATCGAATCTGCGTTCATTAGAGACGCCGATGTGATTTTCAGATTGCTTTTGAAGCATGGAGCTGACTTATCACTATTGAGTGCGAATGGCACAAACGCCCTGCATATAGCGGCTTATCGAGGTGCCGTCAAGTGCAGCCGGATTCTCATTGAAGAGCTCGGGTATGATGTGAATAGCTCGCTGGGAGGAGACTTCGGTAGCACTCTTGGAGCTGCCGTGGTTGGCGGATCGAGATTGATGATTAAATTTCTGTTCGAAGAAGCCATGGTAGATCCGACGGCTCTCACTTCCAACCCCCCGAGGCCTGGAATGGCAAGACTTTCCGACCATGAGCACGAGGTTGCACTTCTGACGATCCTGTTTGAGCGAGCATGGGTGTCTGAGTATCTGCTGAAACATAACTATTGGACGGAAGAGGACCTTCTCAGAGTTGGATACCTTCCTGAGCACCTTCGGGGGGAGCAATTGATTTGTGGTACTCTTTACGGCCCTAATGTCAGCAGCCCTCGTCCCGGAACTGGGGCCAAAGAAGTCGCAGACCACTCGAAAACTCAGCGAGATATGGCATTGTCGAATGGGAAGGAGGCCCCAGTTGAATGGGTAATAGAGAGTGCGTGGCGTTTACCAACTCGGAAGGTCCGCTGCGTCAATGACGTTGCTGGGCCGGGACAGTAAAAGTCTCGATTGGGCAACTCGAACAGCGTCACTAAACTCAAATCTCAGTGGTCTCATTCACGGAACATTCTGTCGTCTTATTTGGTGACTCGAGCTATTGGTAGATATATACACACTCTACTCGAAAGCGAGTCACAATCGCTTGTAGCTCTAGGGGATTGATGGAAAATGAAGTAGCCTTAAGTGCTGGTTCCTTTTGGCGGCGGGCCATGACCGCTTGTGACCATGCATAGGTACTCTGTACTCTACCTTACACACCCGAACTTCCACAAACGACACACGTCGTCTGTAATTTTTTGAGATGGTGCTGCGCTCAAGCTCACGCATGCGAGATGCATCCTCCCATCCGAACGGTGAGACGGCATCTTGACAGCCATGCGGCGCGCGGTTGCGCGATGTGCGGGGTACGGGATTACATCACATGTGAAATGGCGGGGTCATTTAAAAAGACAACATGCTCCTCCCCTCCTGCAAAACACGCGATTTTGAAAATGTTTTTGTTTTACGATTTCAATTCTACAAACACGGATCGCTCAAGACCGCATTGTTTCCCTTTTCACAGGTAACAGGATATCGTTACGCAAGGTAGGTAGTTTTACACAAGGCGTTGGAGGGGGAGGTTTTGGTGGGTTTCGGGGGTAGCTCTCCACTTTATATCAACACGTAACAACAACGGCAACATCATTCAACACAACCGATCTCCAGTGCGCCGCTTCTACTGCTTGTAAGCGCTGGGTCCGATCATGAGCTCGGGGCGGACGAGCTTGTCAAAGTCCTCCTCGGAGAGGGCGTTGAGCTCGAGGGCGGACTCCTTGAGGGTGAGGCCCTTCTTGTGGGCGTTCTTGGCGACCTTGGAGGCCATGTCGTAGCCGATCTTGGGGTTGAGGGTGGTGACCAGCATGAGGCTGTGACAGTGTTAGCAATAAGACGTATAATTTTGCAGATAATATTGGTGACTTACGACTCCTTCATGATGCTGGCAATCTTCTCCTCGTTGGCCTGGAGGCCGACGACGAGGTTCTTCTCAAAGGAGCGCATGCCGTCGGAGAGGATGCGGACGCTGTGGAGAAGGTTGCGGATGACCAGGGGCTTGTAGACGTTGAGCTCGAACTGGCCGTTCATACCGCCGATGGTGGTGGCGACGTGGTTACCCATGACCTGGGCGCAGACCATGGTGAGGGCCTCGCACTGAGTAGGGTTGACCTTGCCGGGCATGATGGAGCTGCCGGGCTCGTTCTCGGGGAGGTTGAGCTCACCAAGACCGCAGCGGGGACCACTGCCGAGGTAGCGGATGTCCTGGGCGATCTTGGAGAGGGAGGCGGCGAGGGTGTTGAGGGAGCCGTGGGCCTGGACGATGGCGTCGTGGGCGGCGAGGGCCTCGAACTTGTTGGGGGCGGTCTCGAACTTGGTGCCGGTCATCTTGGAGACCTCCTCGGCGATGCCCTCAGCGAAGCCCTGGAAGGTGTTGATACCGGTGCCGACAGCGGTACCACCCTGAGCGAGCTGGCGCAGGTCGGGAAGGGAGGACTCGACTCTCTTGATGCTCTGGCTGAGCTGGGCGACGTATCCGGAGAACTCCTGCCCGAGGGTCAGGGGGGTAGCATCCTGCAAGTGAGTGCGGCCAATCTTGATAATCTGCTTGGCGTCAAACTCGTCAACCTTCTTCTGGAGCGCATCGCGGAGGCTCTTGAGGGAGGGGAGGAGCTCCTGCTCGATCTCGAGGACGGCGGCGATGTGCATGACGGTGGGGAAGGTGTCGTTGGAAGAGGCGGAGCGGTTGACGTGGTCGTTGGGGTGGACGGGCTTCTTGCTGCCCTTGACACCGCCGAGAATCTCGATGGCGCGGTTAGAGATGACCTCGTTGGCGTTCATGTTGGACTGGGTACCGGAGCCGGTCTGCCAGACGACGAGGGGGAAGTGGTCGAGGAGCTTGCCCTCGGCGACCTCAGCAGCGGCCTGCTGGATGGCCTTGCCAACCTTCTCGTCGAGGCCGTAGCGCATGTTgacggtggcggcggcgcccTTGAGGATACCAAAGGCCTTCACGATCGGGGGCGGCATGCGGTCCTGGGGCTGGTTGATCTTGAAGTTCTCGAGGGAACGCTCAGTCTGAGCACCCCAGTACTTGTCCGCGGGGACCTGGATCTCGCCAAAGGCGTCGCTCTCGGTACGGGTTTCGGCCATTCTGGGAGCAGTGGTGTGAATGCTTCTCTGGAGGGAGAAAGGGCTGGTAAGGTTTGTTGATCTGGAGTTCGTCGCGGGGTAAAGAGCTGCGGGGGAAGAGGAGATGTATCGGGTCGAGCATGTGGAGAGGCTCTTTGCGCATGTCCTCGGCATAACGGTAAGCCGTGTGTTTGCCAGGCCGGAAGCGGCGCGACGAGCTGGTGCCGATCGAAGCATGGCgggcgtttttttttttttttcctgttGGTGGTTGGAGAAAGGGTCTTGGAGAGTAGAAACGGCGGTCTAAGTCGCAATTTCTAGCTTATACGGAGCCAATTGAAGCTTTGATGACCTCGATGGGTGATGAGAAGGAGTGCGTGAAGTTATTGCCAGATTAACCAAAGAAGATCTCCAAGGACGAGAGgaaggagaaaaaaaaggTCTCGTTTTTGCCGGCTCAATAATTAACAGGAGTTCCATCACCTCCGAGTTCGTTCCGTTGGGGGAGCTCTGACACTGTGGAGCTTGGTTGTGGTCCGTGCAGCCCGGCTTATCCCGATAACCCGATTGCGCAGCAACGACCACCGGCGGCCCTGCCTTTGGCCGAAAGTCTCCGGTTCCCCATGCCTTACATAAGCAGCCGAGAGTGGGATACCTCAGTCTGTCATGGAAGATTACCTAAGGCATCTGGGAGCTCCTGTGCTCTCGTTGACGGAATCCTTCGGCTTTTCATCCCACCCGCCGTGTCACCATCTAGTGTAGGTCCCGACCCGAAATCGTCGGCCGTCGACCATCGACTACCTAGATTCCCAGCGTGGCATCGTCACTGGtgcagcagcggcagcacGCACTCGTTCAGCCCCCAAAGGCCCTTGCATCGTCCGCAGCGGGAGCATGTTGATAGGACGAGTAGGGCAACATGGCGGGGATCCCGGCCCCGCTCCGCTGCAGCATGTCATCACAACACAAGACGGCCCGTTGGGAATTGCTCTCGAGTTTGCAGAAGCACCCGTTCCCCCctcttcgccgccgccgccgcccacgGGGTCGGAGAGCTTAGCTTCCCTGGAGGAACCCGTTGCCACGGACTCGCCGCCGTTCACAGCCTTCCTCCCATGCCCACATTGACGGTTGACCCCAGCCCGCCCCCTGGCCCTCCGGGGGCTCTGTCCTGAGGGTCTTGGTGCACGCAGGACGCAGTACGACAGAAAGGCGGTGTTGGCAATCTTTGAGGGGCCTTTAGATTTGAGGCCATCGCGGCCATTGGACCATCCGGCGCAACCACACAGCCATTAGCGCCTGACGGTCTACCTAGACGGACAAGTTTTGATCAGCAGATCCAAGAGACACGGCTACCTCATGATGCCAGGCCGGTGCTGCAGGTAATGTCATGAAGCATTACTCGCCAGTAGCTCATACGACACATTTCCCGCCAAGTTAGGTAGCCACCGAGGAGTCAGAACAGGGGATGGACAATGCGAGCTCCATTAGCTTACTGCATGGTACCGCAACAGCTGTTGCTAACCAACTAACTTGCTGCTGATGCTGATGCCGTCCTGGTCAGGATGAGGAAGAGACGCTATGCAACTGGGTGGGTTTCACATCCTTCAGCCCAACTCTTCTCCTTTTGGGTGGCTTGCTCATTGCTCACTTACCCCATTTTCCCATGCCTACCCTTACATTAGTGCATCTATCTGTCTCCTTTCCTTTCTTTTACATGCATCCACAGCCTCCTCGTCTTTCGTTTCGTATCCAACCCTATGCTCGAGGCTCCAAGATCTGTACAAGTACTTGAAGTCAGCCGCACGCTGGTCAATTGAAGCTAAGAGAGCACGCGACATCTCATCTCTTCTCTCTCCCCTCTGATATATAAgagcaaaaaaaaaagaggagctCCCGTCGCCCTACGCCCACGGTCCCTGtcccacacacacactcttGGGCCAGAGAGTGCCCCTCATTGCCTGTCCCGCACGTTTTGTCTCAACTTCGAGCTCCAAAACCCCACCTCGATTCCCGTCAACTCGCATTTTCGCAGCCAAGTTCAGACTCAACAGCGACAAACCCAGTTTCGAGTGTCCAGAGTCTCCAAGCAACTACCATGTCTCTCCAGGTTGACGACCGAGGCCGTCGCACTCGTTCGCGCTCACCGGGCCGTCGCGAGCGCAGTCGGAGCCCCGCGGTCCCCGCCATGGTTGATCCCCCGCGCGCGCCCAGCTATGCTTACCCGGAAGACGACCTCGATGGTGGCAGATATGGACGTGAAAGGGGAGGCGCCAACGTCGTCACCGCAGAGCCGGGCGCCAGCCGCGCCATGTCCGGAGCCATTCCTTACCCAGAGGACGGCAGCGACGCAATGTTTCCAGGCACCAGGTCACTCTACGACTACGACGACCCGCGCGGCAGTAATCCTGCTTACCGTCCGCCCCCATCCCCGCAAGACAACTACTACCGCAACTCGCGCGAAAAGTACGACGAGCCCCGCGATGACGACAAGCTCAAGTATCTGCCCGCAAAGTACAGCAGTCACGGtcgcagcaacagcaaatACGGCAACGAGGCCGAATACGCGCCTCAAAAGCCGCCTCGCCCTGACGCGGGCGACCTGTACCCCCCAGCGAAGCCCCCTCGCCCTGTGTCGCCCGGCGGCTACGCTTACGCTCAGCCGCAGCCCTACGAATACGCAAAGACCGACGACAAggccaagaagaaggaggaaaaGAAGAAGGCTCTGGAGGAGAACCTCGCATACGGCTTCGACCCCAATGCTTCTAGACCAGGCGGCCTCGCCCCTGAGCCCCGATACTCTGGTCGCGCACCGAGTCCAGGGCCACAGATCTCAGCCGGCGCCGCGCAGTACTACGCCAACGACCCGCGCGTCTCGTCCAATGTCTTGACGGTCGAACCCGGCAGCCGCAGGCGGGACAAGTCGCCCCAGCCGCCTACTCACCGCATGTCGAACCTATCTGTAAACACTGGCCACCACTCCATGAACGTGAGCATGTCGCTAGCCAACGCACCGGGGTCGCCGCTGCTGGAGTCGTACCACGGTACCTATCAGGACATGTCACCCATGCCGTCACCCATGCTGCTCCCCTCATCACACGACCTGCAGGTCATGGAGCCCCTCTCGCCAATCGGCTCCGACGATGAGGGCCGACGACGCCGCCGTGCGCGGTTCCACGACATTGAGGACGATGCGTCGAGAATCGCAAAGGCGCTACGCAGCGACAGGAAAAACCCGGACCCGGAGCCTTTGATTGAGATCCTCCCCGGCCTCACCCATGACCAGGTCATGGACCTCCGCAAGGAGTACAAGGCCCTCGTCAAGACGGGCGCCGACCGCAAGGGCGTCAACGTCGCCAAGCACATCCGCTCCCGCCTCAAGGACTCCGACCCGAACCTGATGAAGGCCTGTTACGCCACGGCGCTCGGCCAGTGGGAGAGCGAGGCGTACTGGGCCAATTTCTGGTACCAGGGCGACAAGACGCGCCGGGAGCTGCTCATCGAGTCGCTCATGGGCCGCACGAACCACGAGATCCGCCTCATCAAGGACGGCTTCAGCGATAAAAAGTACGACAACAGCCTGACAAAGTGCATGAAGACGGAGCTCAAGGAGGATAAGTTCAAAAAGGCCGTGCTCATGGTGCTCGAGGAGCGCCGGATGGAGGAGTATGATCCTTATGGTCGCCGCCTGGCTATTGACTATCACTCGGTTGAGGACGACGTCTCGGACCTGCGCAAGGCCGTCAAGTCGGAAAAGGGCGGCGAGTCGCTCATGATTAGCATCGTCGTGCAGAGGAGCGACTCACATCTGCGCGAGGTGCTCAAGTTGTACGAGCGGACGTACCGTACCAACTTTGCCCGCGATGCGCTCAAGAAGAGCGGCAACCTAGTGGTGAGTAATTTCCATGGTTACACAAAGTTAAGACTCAGAACTAACCCAGCTTGTCTTCGCAGGGAGAACTCCTCGCCCACGTCCTCAACGGCGTCATCAACAGACCCGTTCGCGACGCTCTGCTAGTCCACCACGCTCTCACGGCAAGCCGCAAAGATGACCTGCGCCGCGAGCTGCTCATCTCCCGCCTCGTCCGCTTCCACTGGGACCGTCACCACCTCGAGGCTATCAAGCGCGCCTACCGGGAGCGTTACGGCCGCGACATGCAGGAGGCCGTCCGCGAAGGCACCAGCGGCGAGTGGGGCATGTTC is a window encoding:
- a CDS encoding fumarate hydratase, with translation MLRSAPARRAASGLANTRLTVMPRTCAKSLSTCSTRYISSSPAALYPATNSRSTNLTSPFSLQRSIHTTAPRMAETRTESDAFGEIQVPADKYWGAQTERSLENFKINQPQDRMPPPIVKAFGILKGAAATVNMRYGLDEKVGKAIQQAAAEVAEGKLLDHFPLVVWQTGSGTQSNMNANEVISNRAIEILGGVKGSKKPVHPNDHVNRSASSNDTFPTVMHIAAVLEIEQELLPSLKSLRDALQKKVDEFDAKQIIKIGRTHLQDATPLTLGQEFSGYVAQLSQSIKRVESSLPDLRQLAQGGTAVGTGINTFQGFAEGIAEEVSKMTGTKFETAPNKFEALAAHDAIVQAHGSLNTLAASLSKIAQDIRYLGSGPRCGLGELNLPENEPGSSIMPGKVNPTQCEALTMVCAQVMGNHVATTIGGMNGQFELNVYKPLVIRNLLHSVRILSDGMRSFEKNLVVGLQANEEKIASIMKESLMLVTTLNPKIGYDMASKVAKNAHKKGLTLKESALELNALSEEDFDKLVRPELMIGPSAYKQ
- a CDS encoding annexin ANXC4 — its product is MSLQVDDRGRRTRSRSPGRRERSRSPAVPAMVDPPRAPSYAYPEDDLDGGRYGRERGGANVVTAEPGASRAMSGAIPYPEDGSDAMFPGTRSLYDYDDPRGSNPAYRPPPSPQDNYYRNSREKYDEPRDDDKLKYLPAKYSSHGRSNSKYGNEAEYAPQKPPRPDAGDLYPPAKPPRPVSPGGYAYAQPQPYEYAKTDDKAKKKEEKKKALEENLAYGFDPNASRPGGLAPEPRYSGRAPSPGPQISAGAAQYYANDPRVSSNVLTVEPGSRRRDKSPQPPTHRMSNLSVNTGHHSMNVSMSLANAPGSPLLESYHGTYQDMSPMPSPMLLPSSHDLQVMEPLSPIGSDDEGRRRRRARFHDIEDDASRIAKALRSDRKNPDPEPLIEILPGLTHDQVMDLRKEYKALVKTGADRKGVNVAKHIRSRLKDSDPNLMKACYATALGQWESEAYWANFWYQGDKTRRELLIESLMGRTNHEIRLIKDGFSDKKYDNSLTKCMKTELKEDKFKKAVLMVLEERRMEEYDPYGRRLAIDYHSVEDDVSDLRKAVKSEKGGESLMISIVVQRSDSHLREVLKLYERTYRTNFARDALKKSGNLVGELLAHVLNGVINRPVRDALLVHHALTASRKDDLRRELLISRLVRFHWDRHHLEAIKRAYRERYGRDMQEAVREGTSGEWGMFCRELCIYRMPDQVKSYEKVPAQAFRELFTVKLAPWCKPSSRPWVTLKSNSLHNLIPPSNGRLPQSIRTPLRPIIHLPNPLANIRSPLPAPRPSPTSRFDITPSSIIAAPLIMMIPAATIYTTLITASSVVISATAPELPHPFIPTAAVHNIPIPPISANPPPHTPASTPTPIPTHSPTSAPRQTPAPTPTPLTPPPPVITLAPNIHMPNPLTEVPPSIARSTSCSILWPSPLLIARSASPRRGRRSLILLNW